In Rubrivirga marina, the following are encoded in one genomic region:
- a CDS encoding WG repeat-containing protein yields MTRRFPILLLLLLALAGCDAFGGGESASAGLYPAVQNGERVLIDRSGRVVVDLGEYSAVRPGAEGLTPARRWTNGQNVWDYFEDSGEVAFSVVADEAWAPRDGRARVRTDGKFAFVDLDGRFLLNPYLNDARDFSEGRARVKTTGWQWGFLDRSGSVVVEPQFGELGDLHDGRARFERDGKVGFLDQNGQVAIQPVYDAARDFSEGRAAVRQGQRWFYIDEDDGRPLGSQTFISAGDFAEGRAPVRTENAWEYIDADGDRVIGPQFDTARPFEGGRAAVEIGGMWTFVRPDGSLVRDPSFDEVEDFAGGLAAVVVDGQTGYVDEDGEYVWFPRD; encoded by the coding sequence ATGACCCGACGATTCCCGATCCTCCTACTGCTGCTGCTAGCGCTCGCCGGCTGCGACGCCTTCGGCGGCGGCGAGTCCGCCAGCGCCGGGCTGTATCCGGCCGTCCAGAACGGCGAGCGCGTGCTCATCGACCGGAGCGGCCGCGTCGTCGTCGACCTCGGGGAGTACAGCGCCGTCCGCCCGGGCGCCGAAGGCCTCACCCCCGCTCGTCGCTGGACGAACGGCCAAAACGTCTGGGACTACTTCGAGGACTCCGGCGAGGTCGCCTTCTCCGTGGTCGCCGACGAGGCGTGGGCGCCGCGCGACGGCCGCGCCCGCGTCCGCACCGACGGCAAGTTCGCGTTCGTCGACCTCGACGGCCGGTTCCTCCTCAACCCGTACCTCAACGACGCCCGCGACTTCTCGGAGGGCCGCGCCCGCGTCAAGACGACCGGTTGGCAGTGGGGCTTCCTCGACCGCTCCGGCTCCGTCGTCGTGGAGCCGCAGTTCGGCGAGCTCGGCGACCTCCACGACGGCCGCGCCCGGTTCGAGCGCGACGGGAAGGTCGGCTTCCTCGATCAGAATGGGCAGGTCGCGATCCAGCCCGTCTACGACGCCGCGCGCGATTTTTCGGAGGGCCGCGCGGCCGTGCGCCAGGGCCAGCGGTGGTTCTACATCGACGAGGACGACGGCCGCCCGCTCGGGAGCCAGACGTTCATCTCGGCCGGCGACTTCGCCGAGGGCCGCGCGCCGGTCCGCACCGAGAACGCCTGGGAGTACATCGACGCCGACGGCGACCGCGTGATCGGGCCGCAGTTCGACACGGCGCGGCCGTTCGAGGGCGGCCGCGCGGCCGTCGAGATCGGTGGAATGTGGACGTTCGTCCGCCCGGACGGCTCGCTCGTCCGGGACCCGTCGTTCGACGAGGTCGAGGACTTCGCCGGCGGGCTGGCGGCCGTCGTCGTGGACGGCCAGACGGGCTACGTCGACGAGGACGGCGAGTACGTCTGGTTCCCGCGAGACTGA
- a CDS encoding DUF1501 domain-containing protein, producing MCDHHHASTRPERTRRAISLDYGRDHDRDHAAWSRRDFLTGATTAAAGAFLLGSGAHARTVRASSHTPLLRSLGSVETDRVLVIIQLGGGNDGLNMVVPYTSDAYYRRRPQIGLPGASLMTLDGDYGLNGAMSALEGMWGEGDLAVVHSAGYPNHSRSHFRSTDIWASGSAANQTWNDGWTGRSVDRMFPGHVSDPLPYPVAVRIGGASSLLTRGAGGALGMSFSNPGQFDRLAQTGQFYDEGDVPATLAGEELRFVREIYNSGLRYRDAVYSASQSGQNAAEAGYPGGGLASSLASVARLIKGGLASRIFAVSIGGFDTHSDQLDRQTGLLRQIAESVAAFYADLGADADRVLTMTFSEFGRTISQNGSFGTDHAEASPLLVFGGGVGGGLYGDGPGSVLDGLSNNQNALPMSVDFRRVYASVLTDWFGMPGEETSAVLGGGFSPLSGLVSMPITSAERAPEADGLRLGAPSPNPVAGRAAVPFTLATGGPVVAEVVDLQGRTVRVLLDAERPAGSGSLSIDARGLAAGLYLVRLRTPRAARTVPLTVVR from the coding sequence ATGTGCGATCATCATCACGCGTCGACACGGCCCGAACGGACGCGCCGCGCCATTTCGCTCGATTACGGTCGCGACCACGACCGCGACCACGCCGCCTGGTCCCGCCGCGATTTTCTGACGGGGGCGACGACCGCCGCGGCCGGCGCCTTCCTCCTCGGGAGCGGTGCCCACGCCCGAACCGTCCGCGCGTCGTCGCACACGCCCCTGCTCCGGTCGCTTGGGAGCGTTGAGACCGATCGCGTGCTCGTCATCATCCAGCTCGGAGGCGGAAATGACGGGCTCAACATGGTCGTCCCGTACACGAGCGACGCCTACTACCGGCGCCGCCCGCAGATCGGGCTGCCGGGCGCATCGCTCATGACGCTCGACGGCGACTACGGGCTGAACGGGGCGATGAGCGCGCTGGAGGGGATGTGGGGCGAAGGCGACCTCGCCGTCGTCCACTCGGCGGGCTACCCGAACCACAGCCGCTCGCACTTCCGCTCGACCGACATCTGGGCGTCGGGCTCGGCCGCGAACCAGACCTGGAACGACGGCTGGACCGGCCGGAGCGTCGACCGGATGTTCCCGGGCCACGTCTCGGACCCGCTGCCGTACCCGGTGGCGGTGCGGATCGGCGGGGCGTCGTCGCTGCTGACGCGCGGGGCGGGCGGCGCGCTCGGGATGAGCTTTTCCAACCCCGGCCAGTTCGACCGGCTCGCGCAGACGGGCCAGTTCTACGACGAGGGCGACGTGCCGGCGACGCTGGCGGGCGAGGAGCTCCGGTTCGTCCGCGAGATCTACAACTCGGGCCTCCGCTACCGCGACGCCGTCTACAGCGCCAGCCAGTCGGGCCAGAACGCCGCCGAGGCGGGCTACCCCGGCGGCGGGCTCGCGTCGTCGCTGGCGTCGGTCGCGCGGCTCATCAAGGGCGGGCTGGCCTCGCGGATCTTCGCCGTCTCGATCGGAGGCTTCGACACGCACTCGGACCAGCTCGACCGCCAGACGGGCCTGCTCCGACAGATCGCCGAGTCCGTCGCGGCCTTCTACGCCGACCTCGGCGCCGACGCGGACCGGGTCCTGACCATGACATTCTCGGAGTTCGGCCGGACGATCAGCCAGAACGGCTCGTTCGGGACCGACCACGCCGAGGCGTCGCCGCTCCTCGTGTTCGGCGGGGGCGTCGGCGGCGGGCTCTACGGCGACGGGCCGGGCTCCGTCCTCGATGGGCTCAGCAACAACCAGAACGCGCTCCCGATGTCGGTCGACTTCCGACGTGTCTACGCGAGCGTCCTCACCGACTGGTTCGGGATGCCGGGCGAGGAGACGTCGGCCGTGCTCGGCGGCGGGTTCTCGCCGCTCTCCGGCCTCGTGTCGATGCCGATCACCTCCGCCGAGCGCGCGCCCGAGGCCGACGGTCTCCGCCTCGGGGCGCCGTCGCCCAACCCCGTCGCGGGTCGCGCGGCCGTCCCGTTCACGCTCGCCACCGGCGGCCCCGTCGTGGCCGAGGTGGTGGATCTCCAGGGCCGAACCGTGCGCGTGCTCCTCGACGCCGAGCGGCCGGCCGGTTCGGGCTCCCTCTCGATCGACGCCCGTGGGCTCGCCGCCGGCCTCTACCTCGTCCGCCTCCGCACACCGCGCGCGGCGCGGACCGTCCCCCTCACCGTCGTCCGCTGA
- the tatC gene encoding twin-arginine translocase subunit TatC encodes MRPAPGEMPFLDHLEELRWRILKSLGAILLCVGLCLFFTEWIMDGLLLGPTRASFFMYDVLRLDAIDVVLQNRTVTGQFFAFFGTVIAAGVVIGSPVVVYQTWKFIEPGLYPDERQGLRFAAVFATFFFALGISFGYLIIAPVALQFFAQFQISDSIVNEFDISKYFSMLITWAFGAGIVFELPVVVTILAKVGVLTQAMLKASRRYAIVIVLVISAFITPPDPWSQFLMAIPLMGLFELSIGLTGIVERRRARDLAAEERREAKEREKREAEAARATTEAASVEPSAAPGPEPERPESE; translated from the coding sequence ATGCGGCCGGCGCCCGGCGAGATGCCGTTCCTCGACCACCTCGAGGAGCTCCGCTGGCGGATCCTGAAGTCGCTCGGCGCCATCCTCCTGTGCGTCGGGCTGTGCCTCTTCTTTACGGAGTGGATCATGGACGGCCTCCTTCTCGGGCCGACGCGGGCGTCGTTCTTCATGTACGACGTGCTCCGCCTGGACGCCATTGACGTGGTGCTCCAGAACCGGACGGTGACGGGTCAGTTCTTCGCCTTCTTCGGGACCGTCATCGCGGCCGGCGTGGTGATCGGGTCGCCGGTGGTGGTGTACCAGACGTGGAAGTTCATCGAGCCCGGCCTGTACCCGGACGAGCGGCAGGGCCTCCGGTTCGCGGCCGTGTTCGCGACGTTCTTCTTCGCGCTGGGGATCTCGTTCGGCTACCTCATCATCGCGCCGGTCGCGCTCCAGTTCTTCGCCCAGTTCCAGATCTCGGACTCGATCGTCAACGAGTTCGACATCTCGAAGTACTTCTCGATGCTCATCACGTGGGCGTTCGGGGCCGGGATCGTGTTCGAGCTGCCGGTCGTGGTGACGATCCTCGCGAAGGTGGGCGTGCTGACCCAGGCCATGCTCAAGGCGAGCCGGCGCTACGCCATCGTGATCGTCCTCGTCATCTCGGCGTTCATCACGCCGCCGGACCCGTGGAGCCAGTTCCTCATGGCGATCCCGCTCATGGGTCTGTTCGAGCTCTCGATTGGGCTGACGGGCATCGTCGAGCGGCGCCGCGCGCGCGACCTGGCGGCGGAGGAGCGCCGCGAGGCGAAAGAGCGCGAGAAGCGGGAGGCCGAGGCGGCCCGCGCCACGACCGAGGCGGCCTCGGTGGAGCCGTCGGCAGCGCCCGGGCCCGAGCCGGAGAGGCCGGAATCCGAGTAG
- a CDS encoding orotate phosphoribosyltransferase codes for MPNDYSTVPESALAKLGHTLYQRALVRREDEAITDPRGQPIGWLLDTRTPMLDGDVFQEAGTVLAERLRARGIDQVAGFGYGAFPLVTAVLPHGTPERPFRGGFIRERRKAYGRRRLVEGPLDRSRPVALMDDILNSGRSAARAAALLRSDGFDVAGVVTLFNFTWSGGRARLEAEGLWVESLLELNLRESARAATPSGDTA; via the coding sequence ATGCCGAACGATTACAGCACCGTCCCCGAGTCGGCCCTGGCGAAGCTGGGGCACACGCTCTACCAGCGGGCGCTGGTCCGGCGTGAGGACGAGGCCATCACCGACCCGCGCGGCCAACCGATCGGCTGGCTCCTCGACACGCGGACCCCGATGCTCGACGGCGACGTGTTCCAGGAGGCCGGCACGGTCCTCGCTGAGCGGCTCCGCGCGCGCGGGATCGACCAGGTGGCCGGGTTCGGCTACGGCGCGTTCCCGCTCGTGACGGCCGTCCTCCCGCACGGGACGCCGGAGCGGCCGTTCCGCGGCGGGTTCATCCGCGAGCGGCGGAAGGCCTACGGGCGGCGCCGGCTCGTCGAGGGCCCGCTCGACCGGAGCCGGCCGGTCGCGCTCATGGACGACATCCTCAACAGCGGTCGGTCGGCGGCGCGCGCCGCAGCGCTGCTCCGCAGCGACGGGTTCGATGTGGCCGGCGTCGTGACGCTGTTCAACTTCACGTGGAGCGGCGGCCGGGCCCGCCTCGAGGCCGAGGGCCTTTGGGTCGAGTCGCTCCTCGAGCTCAACCTCCGCGAGAGCGCCCGCGCCGCGACGCCATCGGGAGATACCGCGTAA
- the glyA gene encoding serine hydroxymethyltransferase — protein sequence MTALQDTDPAVFDIVRREVERQNDGLELIASENFVSPAVLQAMGSPLTNKYAEGLPGKRYYGGCEVVDEVETLAIERAKELFDADWVNVQPHSGATANSAVYLAFMEPGDRLLGLDLAHGGHLTHGSPVNFSGKLYEPHFYGVDTEGEMAGRIDLDKVLEKAREVRPRMLSVGASAYSRDFDYATMREIADEVGAVLWVDMAHTAGLIAAELLNDPLPYAHVVTTTTHKTLRGPRGGMILVGPNGPSPTGETLRNGNPKTTGQVLDSAMFPGTIGGPLMHVIAAKAVAFGEALRPEFATYQQRTIENATAMAEAFVEKGYAVVSGGTDNHLALVDLRSKECTGKEAEAWLGEAAITVNKNMVPGDPESPFVTSGIRVGSPAMTTRGFGPDEFRRVVALTDRVIESRGADAEAVRVEVRALCDAFPLYDVDSLGAEPVAA from the coding sequence ATGACTGCCCTCCAGGACACCGACCCCGCCGTCTTCGACATCGTCCGCCGTGAGGTCGAGCGCCAGAACGACGGCCTCGAACTCATCGCCTCCGAGAACTTCGTGAGCCCCGCCGTGCTCCAGGCGATGGGCAGCCCGCTCACGAACAAATACGCCGAGGGCCTCCCCGGCAAGCGCTACTACGGCGGCTGCGAAGTCGTCGACGAGGTCGAGACGCTCGCCATCGAGCGGGCCAAGGAGCTGTTCGATGCCGACTGGGTGAACGTCCAGCCGCACTCGGGCGCGACGGCCAACAGCGCGGTCTACCTCGCCTTCATGGAGCCCGGCGACCGGCTCCTCGGGCTCGACCTCGCCCACGGCGGCCACCTCACACACGGGAGCCCGGTCAACTTCTCGGGCAAGCTCTATGAGCCCCACTTCTACGGCGTCGACACCGAGGGCGAGATGGCCGGGCGGATCGACCTCGACAAGGTCCTGGAGAAGGCGCGTGAGGTGAGGCCCCGGATGCTGTCGGTCGGCGCCAGCGCCTACAGCCGGGACTTCGACTACGCCACGATGCGCGAGATCGCCGACGAGGTCGGCGCGGTCCTCTGGGTCGACATGGCCCACACGGCGGGGCTCATCGCGGCGGAACTACTGAACGACCCGCTTCCGTACGCCCACGTCGTCACGACGACGACGCACAAGACGCTCCGCGGGCCGCGCGGCGGGATGATCCTCGTCGGGCCGAACGGCCCCTCCCCTACCGGCGAGACGCTCCGGAACGGGAATCCCAAGACGACCGGGCAGGTCCTCGACTCGGCCATGTTCCCCGGCACCATCGGCGGGCCGCTGATGCACGTCATCGCGGCGAAGGCCGTCGCGTTCGGCGAGGCGTTGCGGCCGGAGTTTGCGACCTATCAACAGCGGACGATCGAGAACGCGACCGCGATGGCCGAGGCCTTCGTCGAGAAGGGCTACGCCGTCGTTTCGGGCGGCACGGACAACCACCTCGCCCTCGTCGACCTCCGCTCGAAGGAGTGCACCGGCAAGGAGGCCGAGGCCTGGCTCGGCGAAGCGGCGATCACGGTCAACAAGAACATGGTGCCGGGCGACCCCGAGAGCCCGTTCGTGACGAGTGGCATCCGCGTCGGCTCGCCGGCGATGACCACGCGCGGGTTCGGCCCGGACGAGTTCCGCCGCGTCGTGGCCCTCACCGACCGCGTGATCGAGAGCCGCGGGGCCGACGCCGAGGCCGTCCGCGTTGAGGTCCGCGCCCTCTGCGACGCGTTCCCGCTCTACGACGTCGACTCGCTGGGCGCCGAGCCCGTCGCGGCATAG
- a CDS encoding S41 family peptidase: MRRFVLAVLVALPVAAPAVAQTGVDFFAIRKSFGLYGAVYETLAGEYVDAIDSEALMRSGIGAMTGSLDPYTVYYDEATAAASRLQQGGDVGGVGVVVAERGGRLVVVSVLDGSDAERQGLRPGDAVVTLAGQPAEELSAQRANTLLRGEPGSSVPVEVAREGEPDPLRFVLVRAGEQESEVTYSGYLGDPADGVGYVRLGRFMQDAAGQVARAVEALKAEGELRALLLDLRGNPGGLLDQAVALSGQFLPQGSLVTETRGRAAGTDQSYRTQEAPTLPDLPVAVLVDGTSASASEIVSGALQDHDRGVVVGETTYGKGLVQVIRPMPYGTALKLTVSRYTTPSGREIQRLAYAQGREATEVGAGERTFETTGGRTVRSGVGIEPDVAVTVGEESELEQALVRSAAFLRFANRFASETPDLPEGFRVDETLLGRFRQFVEAEGLEYRTDAERTADALADELDEAGYEGAEGALDELRQAVAREKAQDFERHADRLRAHLRQEILSRYVGQEAQTVDALSEDPVAAEARRIVLDPSEYGRILGR; this comes from the coding sequence ATGCGCCGCTTCGTCCTCGCCGTTCTCGTCGCCTTGCCAGTCGCGGCGCCCGCCGTCGCCCAGACCGGCGTCGACTTTTTCGCCATCCGCAAGAGCTTCGGGCTCTACGGCGCCGTCTACGAGACGCTCGCCGGCGAGTACGTCGACGCCATCGACTCGGAGGCGCTGATGCGGAGCGGGATCGGGGCGATGACGGGCTCGCTCGACCCGTACACGGTGTACTACGACGAGGCGACGGCCGCCGCCAGCCGGCTCCAGCAGGGCGGCGACGTGGGTGGCGTCGGCGTGGTCGTGGCCGAGCGCGGCGGGCGGCTCGTGGTCGTCAGCGTCCTCGACGGCTCCGACGCCGAGCGGCAGGGGCTCCGGCCGGGCGACGCCGTCGTGACGCTGGCGGGGCAACCGGCCGAGGAGCTCTCGGCGCAGCGCGCGAACACGTTGCTGCGCGGCGAGCCGGGGTCGAGCGTCCCCGTCGAGGTCGCGCGGGAGGGCGAGCCCGACCCGCTCCGGTTCGTCCTCGTCCGCGCCGGCGAGCAGGAGAGCGAGGTGACGTACTCGGGCTACCTCGGCGACCCCGCCGACGGCGTCGGGTACGTCCGCCTCGGGCGGTTCATGCAGGACGCCGCGGGGCAGGTGGCCCGCGCCGTCGAGGCGCTGAAGGCCGAGGGCGAGCTCCGAGCGCTCTTGCTCGACCTCCGCGGCAACCCGGGCGGTCTGTTGGACCAGGCCGTCGCCCTCAGCGGCCAGTTCCTTCCGCAGGGGAGCCTCGTGACCGAGACGCGTGGCCGGGCGGCCGGCACCGACCAGAGCTACCGGACGCAGGAGGCGCCGACCCTGCCCGACCTCCCCGTCGCCGTCCTCGTCGATGGGACCAGCGCGTCGGCGAGCGAGATCGTGTCAGGCGCGCTGCAGGACCACGACCGCGGCGTGGTGGTGGGCGAGACGACGTACGGGAAGGGGCTCGTCCAGGTCATCCGCCCGATGCCGTACGGGACGGCGCTCAAGCTGACCGTCAGCCGCTACACGACGCCGTCGGGCCGCGAGATCCAGCGCCTGGCCTACGCCCAGGGCCGGGAGGCGACGGAGGTCGGCGCGGGCGAGCGGACGTTCGAGACGACCGGCGGGCGGACGGTCCGCAGCGGCGTCGGGATCGAGCCGGACGTGGCGGTCACGGTCGGCGAGGAGAGCGAGCTCGAGCAGGCGCTCGTCCGGTCGGCCGCGTTCCTCCGCTTCGCCAACCGATTCGCGTCCGAGACACCCGACCTCCCGGAGGGCTTCCGTGTCGACGAGACGCTCCTCGGCCGCTTCCGCCAGTTCGTCGAGGCCGAGGGTCTCGAGTATCGGACCGACGCCGAGCGGACCGCCGACGCCCTCGCGGACGAACTCGACGAGGCGGGCTATGAGGGCGCGGAGGGCGCGCTCGACGAGCTCCGCCAGGCCGTCGCGCGCGAGAAGGCGCAGGACTTCGAGCGCCACGCCGACCGGCTCCGGGCGCACCTCCGCCAGGAGATCCTGTCGCGCTACGTCGGCCAGGAGGCGCAGACGGTCGACGCGCTCTCCGAGGACCCCGTCGCGGCCGAGGCTCGGCGCATCGTCCTCGACCCGTCCGAGTACGGGCGGATTCTCGGGCGATGA
- a CDS encoding class I SAM-dependent methyltransferase encodes MLANGDDAQHRLYGHRKRALFAEIDGRGGHPPTVVEIGAGTGLNARYLLPGAAWIVVEPNVHFHDHIRAEAEAHGLDLDLRVGTSENLPVADGEADAVVSTLVLCSVGDVRRSLAEARRALRPGGRFMFVEHVAAPAGSSLRRVQRLLRRPWGWVADGCRPDQDTELLIEAAGFSDVWIERFDADLGLVAPHVAGVATR; translated from the coding sequence ATGCTCGCGAACGGCGACGACGCACAGCACCGGCTCTATGGCCACCGAAAGCGAGCGCTGTTCGCAGAGATCGACGGGCGCGGTGGGCACCCACCCACCGTCGTCGAGATCGGTGCCGGGACGGGGCTCAACGCGCGCTACCTCCTGCCTGGCGCGGCGTGGATCGTGGTCGAGCCGAACGTCCACTTTCACGACCACATCCGCGCGGAGGCCGAGGCACACGGGCTCGACCTCGACCTCCGCGTCGGCACGTCCGAAAACCTGCCCGTCGCCGACGGCGAGGCGGATGCCGTCGTCAGCACGCTCGTCCTCTGCTCCGTCGGCGACGTGCGCCGGTCGCTGGCGGAGGCGCGTCGTGCGCTTCGACCGGGCGGGCGGTTCATGTTCGTCGAGCACGTCGCGGCGCCAGCGGGCTCGTCGCTCCGGCGGGTCCAGCGGCTCCTCCGCCGCCCCTGGGGCTGGGTCGCCGACGGCTGCCGGCCCGATCAGGACACGGAGCTCCTCATCGAGGCCGCCGGGTTCTCCGACGTCTGGATCGAGCGGTTCGACGCCGACCTCGGCCTCGTGGCGCCGCACGTCGCCGGCGTCGCCACGCGCTGA
- a CDS encoding dodecin family protein: MAIAKIIEVSAVSDNSFDDAVRQAYSEVSQTVRGVQSVYVQDFIYEPGEDEAGKFRVHCKVTFVVQNKGDMS, from the coding sequence ATGGCCATCGCAAAGATCATCGAGGTCTCCGCCGTCTCCGACAACAGCTTCGACGACGCCGTTCGCCAGGCGTACAGCGAAGTCTCGCAGACGGTCCGCGGCGTGCAGAGCGTCTACGTCCAGGACTTCATCTACGAGCCCGGCGAGGACGAGGCCGGCAAGTTCCGCGTCCACTGCAAGGTGACGTTCGTCGTCCAGAACAAAGGCGACATGAGCTAG
- a CDS encoding DUF4159 domain-containing protein, whose protein sequence is MPLTRPVRFLLLAATLCIGAVPAVAQGEVQIARVQYGGGGDWYSGDPLPTLIAFAREHSLLDLAPEPITVELTSDRLFTVPILYLNGHGNVVLTDAEAGRLRRYLEGGGFLIVNDDYGLDEAVRRELRKVFPEQELQPLPASHPVYRAHYDFPDGLPKIHEHDGEPAVGYGLFHEGRLVVFYAHESDLGDGWEPAGVHPDSPAAREAALRMGVNLLVYAMTQGVVQ, encoded by the coding sequence CGGCCGTGGCCCAGGGCGAGGTCCAGATCGCCCGCGTCCAGTACGGCGGCGGCGGCGACTGGTACTCCGGCGACCCGCTCCCGACCCTGATCGCGTTCGCCCGCGAGCACTCGCTCCTCGACCTCGCGCCCGAGCCGATCACCGTCGAGCTGACGAGCGACCGGCTGTTCACGGTCCCGATCCTCTACCTCAACGGGCACGGCAACGTGGTCCTCACCGACGCCGAGGCGGGCCGCCTCCGGCGCTACCTCGAGGGCGGCGGGTTCCTCATCGTCAACGACGACTATGGGCTGGACGAGGCCGTCCGCCGTGAGCTCCGGAAGGTGTTCCCCGAGCAGGAGCTCCAACCGCTCCCGGCGTCGCACCCGGTGTACCGCGCCCACTACGACTTCCCGGACGGGCTGCCCAAGATCCACGAGCACGACGGCGAGCCGGCCGTCGGGTACGGGCTGTTCCATGAGGGACGGCTCGTCGTGTTCTACGCCCACGAGAGCGACCTCGGCGACGGGTGGGAGCCGGCGGGCGTCCACCCCGACTCGCCGGCGGCGCGCGAGGCCGCGCTCCGGATGGGCGTCAACCTCCTGGTCTACGCCATGACGCAGGGCGTCGTGCAGTAG
- a CDS encoding sulfite exporter TauE/SafE family protein, whose product MLLILLVAGALGGFVAGLVGVGGGVIFGPVLFFAFQAAGIEDPILTPLTLGSSLLCTFAASASGTVAQRKAGAIDQRTALVAGGVAAVAVVLVGRFVTTQPWFDKEMFQLILGVLLVVVVVRMVVKKDRVDTLSTEGAERSLGRLAVTGLGAGTIASLAGVGGGVVMVPAFSGLVRLPTKVAAGSSTAAITIITAVGVATYAELGWGEPVPNGALGYVDWRSAALLAVPAIVTARLGVATAHRIDVRAVQLSFAAFAALVAARLLWNALA is encoded by the coding sequence ATGCTTCTGATCCTCCTCGTCGCCGGCGCGCTCGGCGGGTTCGTGGCCGGGCTGGTGGGCGTGGGTGGTGGCGTCATCTTCGGGCCGGTCCTCTTCTTTGCGTTCCAGGCGGCCGGGATCGAGGACCCGATCCTGACGCCGCTGACGCTCGGGTCGAGCCTCCTCTGCACGTTCGCCGCCAGCGCCTCGGGCACGGTCGCGCAGCGAAAGGCCGGCGCCATCGACCAGCGGACGGCGCTCGTGGCGGGAGGTGTCGCGGCCGTCGCCGTCGTGCTCGTCGGGCGGTTCGTGACGACGCAGCCGTGGTTCGACAAGGAAATGTTTCAGCTCATCCTGGGCGTGTTGCTCGTGGTGGTGGTGGTGCGGATGGTGGTCAAGAAGGACCGCGTCGACACGCTCTCCACCGAAGGGGCGGAGCGGAGCCTCGGGCGGCTGGCCGTGACCGGGCTCGGGGCCGGGACGATCGCGTCGCTGGCCGGCGTCGGCGGCGGCGTGGTGATGGTGCCGGCGTTCAGTGGGCTCGTGCGGCTCCCGACGAAAGTGGCCGCGGGAAGCTCCACGGCCGCCATCACGATCATCACGGCCGTCGGCGTGGCGACGTACGCCGAGCTCGGATGGGGCGAGCCGGTGCCGAACGGCGCGCTGGGCTACGTCGACTGGCGGAGCGCGGCGTTGCTGGCCGTGCCGGCCATCGTGACGGCCCGCCTCGGCGTGGCGACGGCCCACCGGATCGACGTCCGTGCGGTCCAGCTCAGCTTCGCCGCGTTCGCGGCCCTCGTCGCCGCGCGGCTCCTCTGGAACGCGTTGGCCTGA
- a CDS encoding WG repeat-containing protein: MRRLLLPLLLAVVGCDAFGGGDVVRQDAAAFPVLVDGRWGLIDADGRLVAPPAFDFADEVFNDRAAIRQGAVWGYARPDGSVAVEPQYVAAGRFEGDLAPVRTATEGWTYIDRDGARVGAAGYDSAEPFSDGRAAVRQGFLWGYIDESGGVVVEPQFAAAGPFVEGLAPVQAADGWQYVDRSGSVAFGGMFAEAGPFSAAGLAPVREAGSEVWKYVDRSGRIALNTTFEAASPFSEGYAAVRVGGRTGFIGTDGAFLVGPKLAEASAFSEGLAAVRFNNRWTYVSRDDGLIVASPAYASAAPFRGGLGQVTTGSGDNLRIGYVDAEGAPVWEPQR, encoded by the coding sequence ATGCGCCGATTGCTCCTCCCGCTCCTCCTCGCCGTCGTCGGCTGCGACGCCTTCGGCGGCGGCGACGTCGTCCGTCAGGACGCCGCGGCCTTCCCCGTCCTCGTCGACGGCCGGTGGGGCCTCATCGACGCCGACGGGCGCTTGGTGGCCCCGCCGGCCTTCGACTTCGCCGACGAGGTGTTCAACGACCGGGCCGCGATCCGCCAGGGCGCCGTATGGGGGTACGCGCGGCCGGACGGGTCGGTCGCCGTCGAGCCCCAATACGTGGCGGCCGGACGGTTCGAGGGCGATCTCGCACCCGTCCGCACGGCGACCGAGGGCTGGACGTACATCGACCGCGACGGCGCACGTGTCGGGGCCGCGGGCTACGACAGCGCCGAACCGTTCTCCGACGGTCGCGCGGCCGTTCGCCAGGGCTTCCTGTGGGGCTACATCGACGAGTCGGGGGGGGTCGTGGTCGAGCCGCAGTTCGCGGCGGCCGGTCCGTTCGTCGAGGGCCTCGCGCCCGTCCAGGCCGCCGACGGCTGGCAGTATGTCGACCGCTCCGGCAGCGTCGCCTTCGGCGGGATGTTCGCCGAGGCGGGCCCGTTCTCGGCCGCCGGGCTGGCGCCGGTCCGCGAGGCCGGCAGCGAGGTCTGGAAGTACGTCGACCGCTCTGGCCGGATCGCGCTGAACACGACGTTCGAGGCCGCCTCGCCGTTCTCGGAGGGCTACGCCGCCGTCCGCGTCGGCGGGCGGACGGGCTTCATCGGGACCGACGGGGCGTTCCTCGTCGGGCCGAAGCTGGCCGAGGCCAGCGCGTTCTCGGAGGGCCTCGCAGCCGTCCGCTTCAACAACCGCTGGACCTACGTCTCGCGCGACGACGGCCTCATCGTCGCCAGCCCGGCCTACGCGTCGGCCGCGCCGTTCCGCGGCGGCCTCGGTCAGGTCACGACCGGCAGCGGCGACAACCTCCGCATCGGCTACGTCGACGCCGAGGGCGCCCCTGTCTGGGAGCCCCAACGATAG